The following are encoded in a window of Drosophila simulans strain w501 chromosome 3L, Prin_Dsim_3.1, whole genome shotgun sequence genomic DNA:
- the LOC120284830 gene encoding acanthoscurrin-2, which translates to MGGGGGGGSTLGGGTLGHGTAMSSSTVGMGPLPGTLMHGASGGGVGGGNPGNVYGNGNNGVGGQNTAPGSVIDSRAVSVVVTLPGGPGAQHPGQALSDYGPI; encoded by the coding sequence atgggcggcggtgggggCGGCGGTAGCACCCTTGGCGGCGGCACCCTGGGCCACGGCACCGCGATGAGCAGCAGCACGGTCGGCATGGGCCCTCTCCCCGGCACCCTGATGCATGGCGCCTCCGGCGGAGGCGTGGGCGGCGGCAATCCCGGCAACGTTtacggcaatggcaacaacggAGTGGGCGGCCAGAATACCGCTCCCGGCTCCGTGATCGACTCGCGGGCCGTGTCCGTGGTGGTCACGCTGCCCGGCGGCCCGGGTGCCCAGCATCCAGGCCAGGCGCTCAGCGACTACGGTCCCATATAG
- the LOC27206210 gene encoding frizzled-2, with the protein MRHNRLKVLILGLVLLLTSCRADGPLHSADHGMGGMGMGGHGLDASPAPGYGVPAIPKDPNLRCEEITIPMCRGIGYNMTSFPNEMNHETQDEAGLEVHQFWPLVEIKCSPDLKFFLCSMYTPICLEDYHKPLPVCRSVCERARSGCAPIMQQYSFEWPERMACEHLPLHGDPDNLCMEQPSYTEAGSGGSSGGSGGSGSGSGSGGKRKQGGSGSGSGAGGSSGSTSTKPCRGRNSKNCQNPQGEKASGKECSCSCRSPLIFLGKEQLLQQQSQMPMMHHPHHWYMNLTVQRIAGVPNCGIPCKGPFFSNDEKDFAGLWIALWSGLCFCSTLMTLTTFIIDTERFKYPERPIVFLSACYFMVAVGYLSRNFLQNEEIACDGLLLRESSTGPHSCTLVFLLTYFFGMASSIWWVILSFTWFLAAGLKWGNEAITKHSQYFHLAAWLIPTVQSVAVLLLSAVDGDPILGICYVGNLNPDHLKTFVLAPLFVYLVIGTTFLMAGFVSLFRIRSVIKQQGGVGAGVKADKLEKLMIRIGIFSVLYTVPATIVIGCYLYEAAYFEDWIKALACPCAQVKGPGKKPLYSVLMLKYFMALAVGITSGVWIWSGKTLESWRRFWRRLLGAPDRTGANQALIKQRPPIPHPYAGSGMGMPVGSAAGSLLATPYTQAGGASVASTSHHHLHHHVLKQPAASHV; encoded by the coding sequence ATGAGACACAACCGACTGAAGGTCCTGATCCTGGGACTCGTCCTCCTGCTGACATCCTGTCGAGCGGATGGACCACTGCACAGTGCCGATCACGGCATGGGCGGAATGGGCATGGGTGGTCACGGCCTGGACGCGAGTCCCGCACCCGGATACGGAGTGCCAGCCATACCCAAGGATCCCAATCTGCGATGCGAGGAGATCACCATACCAATGTGTCGGGGCATTGGCTACAACATGACATCCTTCCCCAACGAAATGAACCACGAGACCCAGGACGAAGCGGGCTTGGAGGTGCACCAGTTCTGGCCCCTGGTGGAGATCAAGTGCTCGCCGGACCTCAAGTTCTTCCTGTGCAGCATGTACACGCCCATCTGCCTGGAGGATTACCACAAGCCGCTGCCCGTTTGCCGgagtgtgtgcgagagagCCCGCTCGGGATGCGCACCCATCATGCAACAGTACAGCTTCGAGTGGCCGGAGAGGATGGCGTGCGAGCACCTGCCCCTTCACGGTGACCCCGACAATCTGTGCATGGAACAGCCCTCGTACACGGAGGCGGGCAGCGGTGGCAGCTCGGGCGGATCTGGTGGCTCTGGCAGCGGTTCCGGCTCCGGCGGCAAGCGGAAGCAAGGAGGCAGTGGCTCGGGCAGTGGTgccggcggcagcagcggttCCACCTCAACGAAGCCGTGCCGCGGACGCAATTCAAAAAACTGCCAAAATCCCCAAGGAGAAAAGGCAAGCGGAAAAGAGTGCAGCTGCTCGTGCCGCTCCCCACTCATCTTCCTGGggaaggagcagctgctgcagcagcagtcgcagatGCCCATGATGCACCATCCACACCACTGGTACATGAACCTCACTGTCCAAAGGATCGCCGGCGTTCCAAACTGCGGCATTCCGTGCAAGGGACCCTTCTTCAGCAACGACGAAAAGGATTTCGCCGGCCTCTGGATCGCCCTGTGGTCGGGACTGTGCTTCTGCAGCACGCTCATGACCCTAACCACATTCATCATCGACACCGAAAGGTTTAAGTACCCGGAGCGGCCGATTGTCTTCCTCTCCGCTTGCTACTTCATGGTCGCCGTGGGCTACCTGTCGCGCAACTTCCTTCAGAACGAGGAGATCGCCTGCGACGGCCTGCTGCTCCGGGAAAGCTCCACGGGTCCGCACTCTTGCACCCTGGTCTTCCTGCTCACCTACTTCTTTGGCATGGCCTCGTCCATCTGGTGGGTGATCCTCAGCTTCACCTGGTTCCTGGCCGCTGGTCTGAAATGGGGCAACGAGGCCATCACCAAGCATTCGCAGTACTTCCACCTGGCCGCCTGGCTGATTCCCACAGTCCAGTCAGTGGCCGTACTCCTGCTCTCGGCGGTGGACGGAGATCCGATTCTGGGCATCTGCTATGTGGGCAACCTGAACCCGGATCACCTAAAGACCTTTGTGCTGGCTCCGCTCTTCGTTTACCTGGTAATCGGCACCACCTTCCTGATGGCCGGCTTTGTGTCCCTCTTCCGCATCCGGTCGGTTATCAAGCAACAGGGCGGTGTGGGAGCTGGTGTCAAGGCAGACAAGCTGGAGAAACTGATGATCAGGATTGGCATCTTCTCGGTGCTCTACACGGTGCCGGCCACCATAGTTATCGGATGCTACCTGTACGAAGCAGCCTACTTCGAGGACTGGATTAAGGCTCTGGCCTGTCCATGCGCCCAGGTGAAGGGTCCCGGCAAGAAGCCCCTCTACTCGGTCCTGATGCTCAAGTACTTCATGGCCCTGGCCGTGGGCATCACCTCGGGCGTGTGGATCTGGTCCGGCAAGACGCTGGAGAGCTGGCGACGCTTCTGGCGGAGACTCCTAGGAGCGCCAGACCGCACGGGCGCCAACCAGGCGCTGATCAAGCAGCGGCCTCCGATCCCGCATCCCTATGCCGGTTCTGGAATGGGCATGCCCGTGGGCTCGGCGGCGGGCTCCCTGCTGGCCACGCCATACACCCAGGCGGGCGGAGCCTCGGTGGCCTCCAccagccaccaccacctgcaccaccacGTTCTCAAGCAGCCGGCGGCCAGCCACGTATGA